TACTCAAGTCCAGCTGTCAAACCCTGTATATAGATATCAGTCCAAGTATACAAATGTACTCCACAGTCAGCGAATTCGTATCTACATCTCAAGTCAGTCAGTGAAACATGTTACTTGTCACTTGAACAACTATAGGAGTAACGCGATCCTCTTCCTTTTGCTAAGGTAAGAAGGAACCGTTGATTGATGTGCAGGCATTTATAAAGAGaatccattcattcatatttTATGACAAAAGTTATCGAAGTTGAAAGGGGATATCGAATCTGTACGACCAATTACTTGATAAGCGATTCTAATCCAACTTTCTGGTGTTTGTGATAAATATATCAAGCCAGAACTCACAAGACAAAACGAAGAAGAGTTAAGATATCCATCTAAGCTAACGCCATCATGTTTATCTTCGGAGAGCCTTTTCTAAGACTACAGTAACGTACAAACAACATCAGTTATCGCCTATCTTATGTTCCATGCTACAGATAGAAAAATAACTTACTAGCATCTTTGGTGATTTCTGAGAAGTCGGTAGCTTGGATTTCGATGTGGATACCTGTGTAAGAAGGGATATAAGGTTAGTTTCGTATCAATGTGTGTAGATACGGCGATGACAGTGATAGAGAACGGGTACTCTAGAAcatctgatcactcaccctcaagTCGTCGTCTGAGAGCGTCTTTGGAAGAAGCAAACATCATTTTGTTCTTGACGTTGGCATCGTCTGGGGACCTGCGTGAGGTGATTCATGTGCAGGAGTCAGCACAAAGTTGATTGACGCTTTGATGTTCCGTCATTGAGATGCAATGTGAAGGGCAGACGATGAGATGTTGTTATGAGGATATCTCATCAAGATTGTGAGAGTAAACGCTGATTCAACTATCCAGCGATACCTATTCCAAGTCAAACTagtttcctcttccctcttccctcttccctctctcatctccccTCTGCCATCTGCCCTCTCTCGTCTCGTCTTTGTCCTCTCTCCTTATCCCTCCTCAACTAGTACTATTCCAAAGTCATCTCACGCCTAATGTGTCTctccccttctcttcaacTGTCGTCTTCTCATCCCCATAATTCTCCTCTACACGACAGTCATGGCCCATACCGCTCCCTCTCTCTCCGAGCATGACTTTAGACCGAAAAGAAACGTAACTTACCAAACAACAAATACCAACTTATTTCTCACACCTTCCCCTCCAGGAAGAGTAAATTCGAAATCGTATACCGCCCATCTACATTCCTTCTCCGGTAATTCACCTACAAACGTATCGAATTCCTTATCTTCCGAAGTTTTCAAAACGACGATGGACTTCTTATCTTCCGAGAGACCGTATACGACGTAGGAGAGCTTCTTGCCTGTTTTGAGTTCTTGGAATTTCTCGAGACACTCTTGGGTCTACGAATGAGAGCATGAACTTTAGCGAAAGCTCGAATGTGAGTGAGGCAGTAGGTGGGATGGATCAGAAGGGATGGATGGGTATTGtagatgatatgattatgatgtGACCGTTTAATGTTTTGACAGCTATCACATCACACTCCTTCATCCCCTCCTGCCCCATCCTAAATGCATCACACGAGTAAGAAGAGAACGTAGATTACACTCACAGGTTGAACACCGGACGACTaattcatcattcaacacaCCATTATCAGCGATGAGCTCAATTATGAAgtcgatcaagaagagaacgaaCTCACCATTTTGCCTGAATACTAACTTGGTGCTTCTATGTGATCTAAAAGAGGAGGTATGTAGTTGAGGGGATATATCAATGTTCTTGCTATGAACGATAACAACGTCTTCAATAGTCAATGCGGTGACGATGTATGAGTATGTATCAACAGCAACACAGCGTGGCGCGACTGATTACCCTGAATACGACACTACAGTGGATCGGAATAATCCTACTGTGGCACTTTCATCCTCTATAAGATACTTCGTTATATTCATTATCATATCGTGTACTACTATATCATTACGACTATCATATAAGGTACTAAACACCTGGGATACCTAAGACTAAGTAACGTATAGTATACTCTAGAACGTGAATGCTTCTTCGAGGAAAGCATGATCTGGGAGAACAAAGGCATCAGCTTATACTCAGCTGGACCGCTCGTCTATTGCATTTCACACTTATCGAAGTTGAGGTCAGCTTACAATCGAACGCCTTCTGTCCCTCTGACACTGCTCTCTCCTgaccttcttccaaagcctGTGGATCCTTCTCTTCAG
The nucleotide sequence above comes from Kwoniella europaea PYCC6329 chromosome 1, complete sequence. Encoded proteins:
- a CDS encoding cofilin, producing MSSGVQPTQECLEKFQELKTGKKLSYVVYGLSEDKKSIVVLKTSEDKEFDTFVGELPEKECRWAVYDFEFTLPGGEGVRNKLVFVVWSPDDANVKNKMMFASSKDALRRRLEGIHIEIQATDFSEITKDAILEKALRR